Below is a genomic region from Belonocnema kinseyi isolate 2016_QV_RU_SX_M_011 chromosome 4, B_treatae_v1, whole genome shotgun sequence.
TACTGAATAATGCGAATTTTCTCATAATACGAATGATATTAAAGCActataatttttcacaagaaacaTACTCAAATTACTTTTCGCATAAAAAGCAGATTAGAGTCTCTTCATAACAATCCTATTATGAAAATTTCACGTTATCTATTATGTACTGATCTCCACTATAGAAGTATCTCATATTGAGTtcatgtacaattaaaaaaaaattcaaacgtttccatttatttcaggaaaattcatCATCGAACTTCATTCAAGCcctatttattgataaaaaaatagaagtttctcctgattttaagaatatttcttcGGCATTTATTACCAAGccgaaatttctaaatttagaagAAACAGAAGAAGCATCCGCtattgttgaaaaatactttgaagATCGCAGCACTGGCAACCTGAAAGAAGTTTCACGACCActtggtaatttaaaaatattataaacattttttgtcaaagtcGAAAGTGTAAAGTAATATAACGTTTTTAtgctatttcagaaaaaactgctttCACGCCTCAGTCACAAAACATGTTCATACAAATCCTTTTTGCATACAGTGGTCGATTTTTATATCCATTTAATCCACGGTACACTGAAAATAGACCTTTTTGCAAAAATAGGGACAGTAAGAAATCTGTACCAACAATGTTCGCTCGTGGAAAATTCCGTGGAATTTTAATTCCACCTTCAACAGAATATAGCAACAGTTTCAGAGTTATTGAAATTCCATATGAGGTCaaatataaacaattcttttttactctattgatgaaaaataatatttttttctaagttaTTCATTCCAGATGGGAATAAATTGTTTTGTTCTACAATGTTACTGAAACAATagtatatttaataaatcttacaactctaaataaattttagattttattcaCAGGAGGAATTTTCTTTGCTGGTTTTCTCCCCATTGAATTCCTACCAATTGGACGAATTAGAACATCGATTGGATTCATTCGATTTTAGTTCAGTCTTTAATAGCAAACAAGAGGATATTGCACTTTACCTgccgaaattcaacatttttaatggaCATCGCCTCAAATTGCCGTTGCGTGAGGTaatattcatgaaaaacaaatgctTCTTTCAAATAAAAGCCCGGATCAAAGAACCggttttaactataattatataattatataattttataatattatttttatcattatttttattatatagatGGGCATGACCGATGCCTTTGACAACAGTGCAAGTTTCGGTGGAATTTCTAGCAGTCCGTTACACCTGGaagatatatttataaaaacatactTTTCAGTTGATGAAACAGGCACCAAAGTTGAAGCCTTATTAAGTAAGTTAATATTgagaatacatttaaaaaaaaatggattcaacttattttatttcttatttttaaaataacaatttaaatttcaatattgtaTAATACcaagtataatacatttttttttctttaacagaAGAACCCGATTATTACCAGTACGTTACACAATATGCCAGCCCTCTCGTCATTGATGTAAACAGACCATTTTTATTCTCATTGGTGCAAAAGAGAGGAAATGATGTAGTGTGTATTCTGAATGGCCGAGTGTATAATCCCGAGATCCTAccctcattttaaaaattttgataataattttttttaataatatctgTAATCATATCAATAtatgttttagaaataaaatcagaaattaaGTTACACAATATAAATGTCAGTTTTTGTATCCTATACATTTCCTTTGTACTAAATTAATTTCTACTTCTACACAATTTCCATAATAcagttttacatttaaattaaaatttagaaataacttTAAATGTAAATACTGCAGCAATATAATAATGTCGTATCTCCAACTTGGATTTGagaatttttagtttcaattaaaagctcatgaaatttacaattctaaacactaattttaaaactttgtgatagttgatattatagaaaatattttcgaattttaaaatcgtgtaatttacaaaaaacgtaaaaaaattcttcgacattattttcgttttaatactTATGattctataaaattgaaaatatataaataattataagtttcttaaattcgttttaaatttccttgtttataaaaatttaatcaaaaacactGGTTTTATAAAGAAGAAACTGAATACTCTTCCCTAACTTTAGCCGTGAAAACTTTAAGGTATATTTCTCGTGCCCAAAATCAGATCAcatcttaccaatttttgaaaaagcgtTGAATTTTGATAAAGTCTGGCTTACTTTTTCCgggaaaatattttatacaactctagagtttccaatttttaaaataaatttttcaataggtGAGGTCTTTTAAACGAATGTTTTCTCGGACAAATAATCCAtcgtttattaaaattgaaacatatttttaagaTTGGTAGGAagcgataaaaagaaaaaattaaattacaaaaactattctttaaatatttatttttcgttgctttgaaacttttatataaaaaataggggGTTTTCACAAAATATGACtgataatgtcattttaactctTAAAGCCacggaaaactttttttctggtgACTTGATTTTGGTCACGATACCCTTAAAGAagttttctattaattaattcaatattttcttaattttcaatccatcagaaattgtttatttttttatatttttaacttcaaatgaaataattttgaaatgttgaagtttttttacaacatttttaagtttccaatgcatccattttaagtttttcatttttaaagactacagattaaaaatgttttaattttaatactttattttgaaaatcgtttgctcttgatcatttttttaaatggttcgaCCAAATTGCCATTATCAAtgtataaaatttctaattttagcaATAATTTTAGCGTTGCaagttgaaaaatgtcaaattttacttTCTGAAACATACTTTTGTGTGAATAACTATATTATACTTTatcttttcatacatttttcactttcatccttgttcaaaattttgtaaaaaataataaataaatttattacgtCGATCAATTTTACATTTCACAAGATTGTAAAAGCCTGGAATCTGGATCTTGCACTTGATTTCAAgtgaactatatatatatataaaatatagaaGATCATAACcatcaaataaaatttccagTGAAATTGTATGTAAAAAGGAGGGGGTTAAACCGGATCTTTATAGTGGAAAAATGTTCACCCTCCTTCCTTCCAAAGCTATCCCGACAAAACAACAAGAACCAGCTTCAGAGAACTATTTACCATCGGGAATCATTTCAGTTCGCATCTATTTTCAGAGAAATTTGTCTATCCAAGACTAATAGTTAATAGAAAATATGCGAATACTATGtgggtatttaaaaaacaaaacaaaaacgcctaaaagtgtaaaaatatttaaaattcataaaatggccctgcggtaaattaaaaaattactagaagATGACTGACAAAAGATTTGATTCCATCCTTATTTTTCGTATCTTCTTAAAATATCATCAAATTTGCTATGCTTACATTAtgttacatatacatatacatgttACATTATCTTGAAAAATGCGAAAGTTAtggatatttatataatttgaaaagtctgttgtaaacagaaaaactttttgcattaacataattGAAAGCTCGAACACAAATAGAAAAGATTCCTTGATTTGTGACGTTTTGGttgacaaatttgtattttgttattttgacgTCCTCTATGAAGAAGCAAACCTATTTGCTGATTAATTATAATGAGGAAGTAAAGTGGAAGCACCTAAGATCAAACTCTCagatagtttaagttttaactaattcaaaaattaaacgaattgaaGGCTCGGAGACCAGAACGGAACGAGCGCTCGAGAATTAGTCAGGAGTGGGGGGGGGGAGCCCAGAAAACGCGTCGAAAGAGAGAACGGAATCGGTTCTCTCTTTCGTCGCGATTTCTGCGTGGCATCCCCACTCCTGACTGCTGCTCCAACACTCGCTAGTTTCTGCTTTACGAGccttcaattaacaaaatttaaaattctattttttctttgaattcaattcttttatagtaaTGGACAAAAACGGCTATATGAATTTGGCTAGTCCATTATCGAGACCTCTCAAAATTAAAGTAAACAGACCATTCATGTtcacccctgaatccgaaaatcaggtttttacgatggcgtctgtctgtctgtccgtccgtccatccgtaaacacgataactctcgaaaaaatgaacgaatcaaattcatctttggcacacttttttttggtcctaaaataaaggactAGTTCGTGAactagctatttttgataaaaattcaaaaagtgagcgcattttcaaaacttttgagaccacttttttctgaatctgaaaattctatgtacggatatttatagtattaaaaagaacaaacaatttatccttatgacttttatcgataaaaagaaaattctcagagttatagcgttttcaaaatttttgcaatcagccgaaaatcaaaatttgaagtcgaaaaacgcatgatatgaaaaaaagtcaagaaaagaaaaacatttcttttcgaaagccctacaagattatcataaccaatttttggatttgcttcaaaaatcgaaaattcaaattttgattacacaaaaaataatggaaaataaaaatttccattttgtggacaaactatgtaggatatgaaaaaagataaattaacaaaaatggttatcccgaaaaaaatctacaaactcttataagggcatgtgacacagctaaatacctatattaccgaccacagtttttcagttcactgaatgtttttttgaacctaagaacttttcttgtaaataaaatatcgagctgaacctttgggaaatgtattagagtacaataaagtacgtttaggtactgcattttggtaggaacttcactgaaaattatttcatcttttttctgaacctcaacattttttgaacgtttgaactttttttatacataaaatatcggtctcaaactttgagaaatgcaagagccgaaagaaaactacgtttaagtacaaagcttaacaataaaagatgtaaaaaaaaatatttcaacaatcaattccaacagcatcagccggtaacgttgtacacgaaaatacgaaccctctagagcctcgtctagtgcccgccaggtttcgtattttcgtgtacaacgttaccggctgatgccgttagaattgattgttgaaatatatttttttacatcttttattattaaactttgtacttaaacgtagttttctttcggctcttgcatgtctcaaagtttgagactgatattttatttataaaaaaagctcgaacgttcaaaaaatgttgaggttcagaaaaaagatgaaataattttcagtgatgttcctaccaaaatgcagtacctaaacgtactttattgtactctaatacatttcccaaagtttcagttcgatattttatttacaaaaaaagttcttaggttcaaaaaaacattcagtgaactgaaaaactgtggtcggtaatataggtatttagctatgaagacgcatgtaaatactgccatctaaaagagatctttttgataaagtttttttcaatcattccaaatgcaaagaataaagattcgagcgcgaagcgcgaggtgtaattatgttcgagcgcgaagcgcgaggtaacctattatcgagcgcaaagcgcgagattcaaccgtcgcgctccctaggcgcgctcaaatttgcgagcactttctaaaaatttaatttctgggtgattttttgtcattttggttggatattcatctcattcgataaaaattgaactattttgttggttttttaaatagattttgctGGGGGACTGTTTTTACCCTCATTAATAAATTTCTTAGAGAATGTTCATGTTCGTATTTTACTACAGTGTAAATTCATACTTGGTTGCAATTTTCCAACGCGTGAATATTGATATCTTCATCAAAGTATATTTGCCAAACAATGTTTGAAGAATACTTGAAGTTTGAAGaatagggtaagggggggggcagcaccaaccagtggggcaaaggtgattttccttatagcgtggatattatttaacaattttagttctactttacatcaaataaatctatttcattaGAGGGATAGTGTTActtcctaaaatcttgaaaattgacgttgcaagagaaaaattatacagaaaacagtttttaccacgaaagaatgaaAATGTCGctaacagaaatataaagttttcaactttattgacaatacttacagtataaaaatttgatattttgatagATAAAACAATAtgacacaatctaattatattattgagacgtaattcaagtccaaaatataataagtCTCATAAATAAGTAaggcttggccaggggggcagGCACGACGAAAATATTATTGACAAGTGCTTAtgtgaaacacgtgtcacaagtttcgccGATAAATGATCGttaatgtagaacagcaacttatctagAGGGCTCCataaaagaaactattaaatattattattattattattattattattattattatcaatgtggtcggtatgcagttttcttatattggtacagtagaaacattgcgtaaagtccgtttctaatagaatgtcaacgaataagaggttatattacagctatctctatttttattcaaaataacttattcttctcgttggatatctttaaaggtaatttttccagtacaaaaaataccacagaagcaaaaccatcatattttcttatctttcaatattttgattttcataaaaagctacaGACGGCTTTACCCTCAGGAGAGGGGcgaagccgacgaaatacaggatgtgagaaataattaaattaccaaatcattgttattttcatgtgattaatacttgtagaaatatgaaataaaataatgtagaactcgaaatgagaaaaaacggatcaattcaacatcttattaacttaaaaaaaatcattgactgttaactggtcggcgctgccccccccccccccctatttccctacttaaaaattatttaactacaatgttttaataattttatagaatttctacAATAGTTAGATTgtatgtttgaataattatttaactacaatttgtctttttataatTTCGTATTCTTACTTTAACGCGATTTTAAGagagaaaattttagtttcacgAAGATAATTTCTAATGATAATAacaaattcataacattttaattaaaaaaataaatgtttaaaagtatttcttgCATGCCAAAAATGGTCTCTAGggtattttttcatacaaaaagattgtttaaacattttttgaatgaaatctaCGTcgctaaaaaagtttttaaccgaGTTTTTTGACTATGTTTCCTTGacaacattataattttttttacttaagtcTGTTTTCTGTTTGTTTTCATCAAATTCACACGTCATTAtaacaatgtttaaataatatttgaagatttattgacgaataataatataaaaataaaataaaacaaaatttaaattttaaattaaagaattatatatAAGTATACAACTGCGATATTAACTACagaactttcaattgtaaaaaaaactaactattttatttatttctaatatacgagggtggattgataagtttccggcctgaccaagagatggcgccactaggcctaccttgaggtggcgttctatagtaccatccttagatagcNNNNNNNNNNNNNNNNNNNNNNNNNNNNNNNNNNNNNNNNNNNNNNNNNNNNNNNNNNNNNNNNNNNNNNNNNNNNNNNNNNNNNNNNNNNNNNNNNNNNagccttggaggagattatgttgagaaataaaaaaaaaaattcttaaaaacgttgtttttcttggtcaggccggaaacttatcaatccaccctcgtatatttgtttttttttgttgaaaatttatttattttttttatgattcatcagtttaggttaaaattcatttacttggccAAAAATccagctgttttgttaaaaatgtaactaaatatttgttaaaaattcattattttcttaaaaattcaacgtctTCCAGAACATTTTCTGTTAGTGTTACAATGTTGTAAACCTTAGAAAAGTGGGAGACTTAATTAGGTAAATATATGAAGAAACtcttttcgaaagaaaaaaaataacttctaaaataccttttttcgcaaaaataattaggaaaaatatacattttgagtTGGTAATGATAACGATAACTAGTTACTTTTTCCTCATgtgacattaaaaataacaagtcCCTTTGAAAAAGTAACTTGCCTAATACGTTTATTATTACACAATCGTTTTGATAAACCGGAAAGTAAGaagagaaaaattctatttttgggtaCATTTCATCTACATCTATTTAACTTATACTGGTCTGTAGGGATcgtgaaaagtgaaatttttcaaaaatgatatgCTACACGTTATCTGGGAAGATTTGCATCGAAACGCCTTGATACTCATGTATTTATTTGCCTTGACTCGAGTGTTGCAGACAAACCGGTTTCTTAAAACAAGTTTGTGAAGCGTATTgacttataattttcaaaaacattgtttACAAATCGTCAACTATAATTTagtcttttaaatataatatacaagaACTACATTAATGGTTGAGTCCTGGTGGATTTGAAactcagaaaataattatttgaattcatttgcaATCAATGACttgatttaaattgaaatccCTAATTTTTGCTGTAATtacttctaataaaaatttataacgaaaaaaaaatatttaaaaatttatggttgTGGAGAATATGAGTAAGAATGGTATCTATACACATTCGATTTGTACATGGTTATAATATAGTGCCAAGCACTCATCGTTTGTGAGGAATCATAAAAGGACAATCTTATTTTTATGGGGAaacaaatgtataatttatttgtattttaagcaTAGAATACAAACCATAAAAGCTTAACCTGCTTTGCAAGAAGAAAATAAGTTTTAGATGGATGATAGGCTCTTGCAAACCAGTTAACATAGGACTAGTCATTTCTGAGATTCAAACTTCTGCAGTAACTAGAATTGAGTTTGTGTCATcctaatagaaatttatttcccATCTACAACATTTTCTGAAGCAAGATGGAAATACGTgagtaaatataatttattcaaagATTATATAAAAAAGCGATTTCgaagtgaaataaaaattaatttgaattattttattatttacattcaataaaatgatttttaaatgtttcagtgTTGGTTTGGATTTT
It encodes:
- the LOC117171867 gene encoding protein Z-dependent protease inhibitor-like, producing the protein MRTLLMLFGALVAIGISKAAQTGLASEKKETCKCCKFAFQLYQTLAKKSDGNIALATLSAFDSLYLLSNGARGNTAKQIRNVLNDSYESVEELSHYKTFTKSLTENSSSNFIQALFIDKKIEVSPDFKNISSAFITKPKFLNLEETEEASAIVEKYFEDRSTGNLKEVSRPLEKTAFTPQSQNMFIQILFAYSGRFLYPFNPRYTENRPFCKNRDSKKSVPTMFARGKFRGILIPPSTEYSNSFRVIEIPYEEEFSLLVFSPLNSYQLDELEHRLDSFDFSSVFNSKQEDIALYLPKFNIFNGHRLKLPLREMGMTDAFDNSASFGGISSSPLHLEDIFIKTYFSVDETGTKVEALLKEPDYYQYVTQYASPLVIDVNRPFLFSLVQKRGNDVVCILNGRVYNPEILPSF